In a single window of the Thiohalophilus sp. genome:
- a CDS encoding circularly permuted type 2 ATP-grasp protein, translating to MAIRWGSYKVKGVYDELIRVSGRPRPAAQVLCDYLRALKDRDIEEYKAAAETAIHVMGITFTVYSEEEGSIDRAWPFDIIPRIIDRSEWQQVEAGLKQRVQALNLFINDLYHKQQIVKDGVFPEELLKDSKNFRPQCVGVDPPHGIWAHICGSDLVRDSDGTIYVLEDNLRVPSGVSYMLENRQIMKRVFPELFENYNILPVDDYPSQLYDMLASLAPRGVEQPEIVVLTPGIYNSAYFEHAYLAQQMGAELVEGSDLVVGKDNMVYMRTIEGLSQVDVIYRRIDDMFLDPEAFDHESMLGVPGLMRAWKAGNVALANAPGAGVADDKVVYSYVPEMIRYYLDEEPLIGNVPTYRCFNKSERDYVIDNLAKLVVKPANESGGYGMLIGPQASQEERDKFVNLIRRDPRNYIAQPMLTLSTAPTLFGTRVEPRHLDLRPFILSGQKVDVTTGGLTRVALRKGSTVVNSSQGGGSKDTWIVDMESGR from the coding sequence ATGGCAATACGCTGGGGCAGTTACAAGGTCAAGGGAGTCTACGACGAACTGATTCGGGTCAGCGGACGGCCACGTCCGGCGGCACAGGTACTGTGTGACTATCTGCGCGCCCTCAAGGACAGGGATATTGAGGAGTACAAGGCGGCTGCCGAGACCGCCATCCATGTCATGGGTATTACCTTTACGGTCTACTCGGAGGAGGAGGGCTCCATCGACCGTGCCTGGCCGTTTGATATTATTCCGCGCATTATTGATCGCAGTGAGTGGCAGCAGGTGGAGGCCGGACTCAAGCAGCGGGTGCAGGCGCTGAACCTGTTTATTAACGATCTTTATCACAAGCAGCAAATCGTCAAGGATGGGGTTTTTCCCGAAGAGCTTCTCAAGGATTCGAAAAACTTCCGCCCCCAGTGTGTGGGGGTCGATCCCCCGCATGGTATCTGGGCGCATATCTGCGGCTCGGATCTGGTGCGCGACAGCGATGGCACGATCTATGTTCTGGAAGATAACCTGCGTGTGCCTTCCGGGGTTTCCTATATGCTGGAAAATCGCCAGATTATGAAACGGGTCTTTCCCGAGCTGTTCGAGAATTACAATATCCTGCCGGTGGATGACTACCCCTCCCAGCTGTATGACATGCTGGCTTCACTGGCGCCGCGTGGCGTTGAGCAGCCGGAAATTGTGGTACTCACCCCCGGCATCTATAACTCGGCCTATTTCGAGCATGCCTACCTGGCCCAGCAGATGGGGGCGGAGCTGGTCGAAGGCTCGGACCTGGTTGTGGGCAAGGATAATATGGTTTACATGCGCACCATCGAGGGTTTGTCTCAGGTGGATGTCATCTACCGGCGCATCGATGACATGTTCCTGGACCCGGAAGCGTTCGATCATGAATCGATGCTGGGCGTCCCGGGATTGATGCGGGCCTGGAAAGCGGGCAACGTGGCACTGGCGAACGCGCCGGGTGCCGGGGTGGCCGATGACAAGGTGGTCTATTCCTATGTGCCCGAGATGATCCGCTATTATCTGGATGAAGAGCCGTTGATCGGCAACGTCCCCACCTACCGTTGTTTTAACAAGAGTGAGCGGGACTACGTCATCGATAATCTTGCCAAACTGGTGGTCAAGCCGGCGAATGAGTCGGGGGGCTACGGGATGCTGATTGGACCCCAGGCCAGTCAGGAAGAACGTGACAAATTCGTCAATCTGATTCGGCGGGATCCGCGTAACTATATCGCCCAGCCCATGTTGACGCTGTCTACCGCGCCAACCCTGTTCGGCACCCGGGTCGAGCCGCGACACCTGGATTTGCGCCCGTTTATTCTCAGTGGACAGAAAGTCGATGTCACTACCGGTGGCCTGACCCGGGTGGCGCTGCGCAAGGGCTCCACCGTGGTGAATTCCTCGCAGGGTGGCGGCAGCAAGGATACCTGGATTGTCGACATGGAGTCGGGAAGATGA
- a CDS encoding alpha-E domain-containing protein, whose product MMLSRVANNIYWAARYIERAENTARLINVNSHLLLDMPRRVRLGWEPIIDILGNHELFYQRHDAADERQVVRFMVSEQANPGSIISSLHQARENARTIRDIIPREAWEQINHNYLQARELAGSSLGRRKRDDFLRQIILGAQTMTGMLAGTMTHDEGYDFLRMGRNLERADMTTRIVDVRSASLLPEMSEDLSPFENIQWVSVLKSLTAYQMYRREMRIRVRRPDVLRFLLQERRFPRAFYHTICEVENCLQHLPHNDKPLKTLTGLQKKVLSAKPEKLHQEELHGFVDTLQLGLAKLHQEISASYF is encoded by the coding sequence ATGATGCTTTCGCGCGTTGCCAACAACATTTACTGGGCTGCCCGTTATATTGAGCGGGCGGAAAATACCGCGCGGCTGATCAATGTCAACAGTCATCTGTTGCTGGATATGCCCAGGCGGGTGCGCCTCGGCTGGGAGCCGATTATCGATATCCTGGGTAACCATGAGTTGTTCTATCAGCGTCATGATGCGGCGGATGAGCGTCAGGTGGTGCGATTTATGGTCAGCGAGCAGGCCAACCCCGGTTCGATCATCAGCTCGCTGCACCAGGCGCGGGAAAATGCCCGGACCATTCGCGATATCATCCCTCGCGAAGCGTGGGAGCAAATCAATCACAACTATCTGCAGGCCCGCGAATTAGCCGGCAGCAGTCTGGGGCGGCGCAAACGCGATGACTTTCTGCGCCAGATTATACTGGGCGCCCAGACCATGACCGGCATGCTGGCCGGGACCATGACCCATGATGAAGGCTATGATTTTCTGCGCATGGGCCGCAACCTGGAACGGGCCGATATGACCACGCGCATCGTCGATGTGCGCTCCGCCTCTCTGTTGCCGGAAATGAGCGAGGACCTCAGTCCGTTTGAGAATATTCAGTGGGTGAGCGTGCTCAAGTCCCTGACTGCCTATCAGATGTACCGGCGTGAAATGCGCATCCGGGTGCGTCGTCCGGACGTGTTGCGCTTTTTGCTACAGGAACGTCGTTTCCCGCGGGCGTTTTACCATACGATTTGCGAGGTGGAAAATTGCCTGCAGCATCTGCCGCACAACGACAAGCCACTCAAGACCCTGACCGGCCTGCAGAAAAAAGTCCTGTCCGCCAAGCCCGAAAAACTGCACCAGGAAGAGCTGCATGGTTTTGTCGATACGCTCCAGCTGGGGCTGGCCAAACTGCATCAGGAAATCAGCGCCAGTTATTTCTGA
- a CDS encoding YdcH family protein, producing the protein MLGEKHDLIHEFPEHKERIHELKLNDPHFSKLFDEYHELEHEVRRIEEGNETPSDEYTEELKMRRLQLKDELFNLIKG; encoded by the coding sequence ATGCTGGGTGAAAAACATGATTTGATTCACGAGTTTCCCGAACACAAGGAGCGTATACACGAACTCAAGCTCAATGACCCACATTTTTCCAAACTGTTTGATGAGTATCATGAACTCGAACACGAGGTACGTCGGATTGAAGAGGGTAATGAAACGCCGTCCGATGAATATACCGAAGAGTTGAAGATGCGTCGCCTCCAGCTCAAAGACGAGCTTTTCAACCTGATCAAGGGCTGA
- a CDS encoding DUF429 domain-containing protein, protein MKKPDRDAGTGDRWLPCRLVRDNQAGRKKSPEGREQRLTLLAPSLRNARQLFNQALDQYPRAQLQTDDILDAMVLAVIAGCRETDYCSLPQPPPVDRYGIAMRIVYAR, encoded by the coding sequence ATGAAGAAACCGGATCGTGACGCAGGTACTGGGGATAGATGGCTGCCGTGCCGGCTGGTTCGTGATAATCAAGCAGGACGCAAGAAGTCGCCCGAGGGACGGGAACAACGCCTGACATTGCTGGCGCCATCCCTGCGCAACGCACGTCAGCTGTTTAATCAGGCGCTTGACCAGTATCCGCGAGCGCAGTTACAGACGGACGATATTCTCGATGCGATGGTGCTGGCAGTGATAGCCGGTTGCCGGGAAACCGACTACTGTAGCCTGCCACAGCCGCCGCCGGTCGATCGCTACGGCATTGCGATGCGGATTGTCTACGCCAGGTAA
- a CDS encoding thioredoxin domain-containing protein, with the protein MSTTNRLIDETSPYLQQHAHNPVEWYPWGPEALQKAREQNKPILLSIGYSACHWCHVMAHESFEDPDVAEVMNRLYVNIKVDREERPDLDKIHQTAFQLLNQRGGGWPLNVILTPDDHTPFFAGTYFPKDAKHGMPPFTEVLQKVEAFYREHESDIRQQNRALQEAMAQMQPRSGAGSGDLDSSPLDAARHQLAQNYDATYGGFGQAPKFPHPSNLELLLHHWFATARDGRPDQPARDMLRLTLHGMGSGGLYDQLGGGFYRYSVDEKWMIPHFEKMLYDNGPLLQLYTEAWRALGDSAFKRIALETGEWVVREMQSPEGGYYSTLDADSEGEEGRFYVWTPAQIKALLSDDEYAVATPHYGLDRDANFEGRWHLHVFTDLETIAKRLSISIEAAQQRLQSARHKLFAAREQRVRPGRDEKILTAWNGLMIKGMACAGRYLGRRDFIESAQRAVDFIHTTLYRDQRLLATGKDGKAHLMAYLDDYAFMIDGLLELLQADWRDQDLAFARQLAETLLAQFEDREQGGFYFTADDHEQLFHRPKPTLDESTPAGNGVAASTLQRLGHLIGETRYLEAAERTLRMSWSGINQIPYAHCALLLALEEHRTPPQLIVLRGTPALMQPWVERCHQAYSPAQLCYAIPADARELPGLLAERPASEAGVIAYPCSGMSCQAPLIRLDELARWLNDQAPADAE; encoded by the coding sequence ATGAGCACGACAAACCGGCTGATCGACGAAACCAGCCCCTATCTGCAGCAGCACGCCCACAACCCGGTTGAGTGGTATCCGTGGGGCCCCGAGGCCCTGCAAAAAGCCCGTGAGCAGAACAAACCGATCCTGCTCTCCATCGGTTACTCGGCGTGTCACTGGTGCCATGTGATGGCGCACGAGTCCTTCGAAGATCCGGATGTCGCCGAGGTGATGAACCGGCTGTATGTGAACATCAAGGTGGATCGTGAAGAGCGCCCGGATCTGGACAAGATCCATCAGACCGCCTTTCAGCTGCTCAACCAGCGCGGTGGCGGCTGGCCGCTGAACGTGATCCTGACGCCGGATGATCATACGCCGTTTTTTGCCGGCACCTATTTTCCCAAAGACGCCAAACACGGCATGCCGCCGTTCACCGAGGTACTGCAAAAGGTGGAGGCCTTCTATCGTGAGCACGAGAGCGATATCCGCCAGCAGAACCGGGCCCTGCAGGAGGCCATGGCCCAGATGCAGCCGCGGAGCGGCGCCGGTTCGGGTGACCTCGACAGCAGCCCACTGGACGCGGCCCGGCATCAGTTGGCGCAAAACTATGATGCCACCTACGGGGGCTTCGGTCAGGCGCCCAAGTTTCCGCATCCATCCAATCTGGAATTACTGCTGCATCACTGGTTCGCCACCGCGCGCGACGGCAGACCCGATCAGCCGGCGCGCGATATGTTGCGCCTGACTCTGCACGGCATGGGCAGCGGCGGATTGTATGACCAACTCGGTGGCGGCTTTTACCGTTATTCGGTGGACGAAAAATGGATGATTCCCCACTTTGAAAAAATGCTCTATGACAACGGTCCGTTACTGCAACTCTATACCGAGGCCTGGCGGGCACTGGGCGATTCGGCCTTCAAACGTATTGCGCTGGAGACCGGCGAGTGGGTCGTGCGCGAAATGCAGTCCCCCGAAGGCGGCTATTATTCCACTCTGGATGCCGACAGCGAGGGCGAGGAAGGCAGGTTTTATGTCTGGACGCCGGCACAGATAAAAGCCCTGCTCAGTGACGATGAATACGCGGTTGCCACCCCGCATTACGGTCTGGATCGTGATGCCAACTTCGAAGGCCGCTGGCACCTGCATGTCTTCACCGATCTGGAGACGATCGCCAAACGTTTATCCATTTCCATCGAGGCGGCACAACAACGGTTGCAATCGGCCCGCCACAAGTTGTTCGCCGCGCGCGAGCAGCGCGTGCGCCCCGGCCGCGATGAAAAGATCCTCACCGCCTGGAACGGCCTGATGATCAAGGGTATGGCCTGTGCCGGCCGATACCTGGGGCGCCGGGACTTTATCGAATCGGCACAACGCGCGGTCGATTTTATCCACACAACGCTCTATCGCGATCAGCGCTTGCTGGCCACCGGCAAGGATGGCAAGGCCCACCTGATGGCCTATCTGGATGATTACGCCTTTATGATCGACGGTTTGCTGGAACTGCTGCAGGCCGACTGGCGCGATCAGGATCTGGCCTTCGCCCGGCAGCTGGCCGAAACATTGCTGGCCCAGTTTGAAGACCGGGAACAGGGCGGTTTCTATTTCACCGCCGACGATCACGAACAGCTGTTTCACCGGCCCAAGCCGACGCTGGATGAGTCGACGCCCGCCGGCAATGGGGTTGCCGCCAGCACACTTCAGCGTCTGGGACACCTGATTGGCGAAACCCGTTATCTTGAGGCGGCTGAACGCACGCTCAGGATGAGCTGGTCCGGCATTAACCAGATCCCCTATGCCCATTGCGCACTGCTACTGGCACTGGAAGAGCATCGCACACCGCCGCAGCTGATTGTTCTGCGCGGCACCCCGGCCTTGATGCAGCCCTGGGTCGAACGCTGCCATCAGGCTTACAGCCCGGCACAGCTGTGTTATGCCATCCCCGCCGACGCCCGCGAACTACCGGGCCTGCTGGCCGAGCGTCCCGCCAGCGAAGCCGGGGTCATCGCCTACCCCTGCTCCGGTATGAGCTGCCAGGCACCGCTCATCCGCCTGGACGAACTGGCACGATGGCTGAATGATCAGGCGCCTGCCGACGCGGAATAA
- a CDS encoding class I SAM-dependent rRNA methyltransferase: MTNDNPRQLRLKKREERRLKTGHLWVYSNEVDVKTTPLTEIAPGEQLQITDYRGNVLGSAYVNPNSLICARLFSHRPDASLDADLIRRRLERALQFRHDLFAAPHYRLIYGESDGLPGLVVDRYDQILVVQITTVGMDVLRDTVLEVLDTVLQPAVIYLRNDSSAREQEGLEQYVEVIKGQLPAQMELIENKVRFQVPLAESQKTGWYFDHRLNRLRCQAYAPGKRVLDVFSYVGAWGVQALHAGASEVICVDASKEYLQVAEANAAAVKSGGLATLAGDAFEVLRQLHEDNEQFDIVVLDPPAFIKRRKDMKEGELAYRRINRLAMRLLKQDGLLISASCSYHLGRRKLLDNVRRAAHKLEQEVQVLEQGHQGPDHPVHAAMPETDYLKAYFCRLLAM; this comes from the coding sequence GTGACAAATGACAACCCGCGCCAGTTGCGCCTGAAAAAACGAGAAGAACGGCGCCTCAAGACCGGCCACCTGTGGGTTTACAGTAACGAAGTCGACGTCAAAACGACGCCCCTGACCGAGATTGCGCCGGGTGAACAGCTGCAGATCACCGATTATCGCGGCAACGTGCTGGGCTCGGCCTACGTGAATCCCAACAGCCTGATCTGCGCTCGCCTGTTCAGCCACCGGCCTGACGCCAGTCTGGATGCCGATCTGATTCGCCGGCGGCTGGAGCGCGCCTTGCAGTTTCGTCATGATCTGTTTGCCGCTCCCCATTACCGCCTGATCTACGGGGAGAGTGACGGATTACCCGGGCTGGTCGTGGATCGTTATGATCAGATCCTGGTTGTACAGATCACCACCGTCGGTATGGACGTGCTGCGGGATACCGTTCTGGAAGTGCTCGACACGGTCTTGCAACCGGCCGTGATCTACCTGCGCAACGACAGCAGTGCCCGGGAACAGGAAGGACTGGAGCAATATGTAGAAGTGATCAAGGGGCAATTGCCGGCGCAGATGGAACTGATCGAGAACAAGGTCCGTTTCCAGGTGCCGCTGGCCGAGAGCCAAAAGACCGGCTGGTATTTTGATCATCGTCTCAACCGCCTGCGCTGCCAGGCCTATGCGCCGGGCAAGCGGGTGCTGGATGTGTTTTCCTATGTCGGCGCCTGGGGTGTGCAGGCCCTGCACGCCGGGGCCAGTGAAGTAATCTGCGTCGATGCCTCAAAAGAATATCTGCAGGTGGCCGAGGCCAATGCAGCCGCGGTCAAATCCGGCGGGCTGGCCACGCTGGCCGGTGATGCCTTCGAGGTGTTGCGCCAGCTGCACGAGGACAACGAACAGTTCGATATCGTCGTACTGGACCCGCCGGCGTTCATCAAACGGCGCAAGGACATGAAAGAGGGCGAACTGGCCTACCGACGTATCAACCGCCTGGCGATGCGGCTGCTAAAACAGGATGGTCTGCTGATCTCCGCCTCCTGCTCCTATCATCTGGGACGCAGGAAACTGCTGGATAACGTCCGCCGCGCGGCCCACAAGCTGGAGCAGGAGGTGCAGGTGCTGGAGCAGGGTCACCAGGGACCGGATCACCCCGTGCATGCGGCCATGCCCGAGACCGACTACCTCAAGGCCTATTTTTGTCGATTACTGGCGATGTAG
- the lgt gene encoding prolipoprotein diacylglyceryl transferase translates to MVVDFDPVAFEVFGLAIHWYGLMYLIGFVGAWWLGRLRARRPDSGWTAAQVDDLLFYAGLGVILGGRLGYVLFYNLGPFFDDPLMLFRIKEGGMSFHGGLLGVMLGLWLFCRKYQKAYFATLDFVAPLVPLGLGAGRIGNFINGELWGKPTDLPWGMVFPLAGPEARHPNPLYEALLEGAILFVILWWFSSRSRPQRAVSGVFALGYGVFRFAVEFVRTPDAHIGYLAWGWLTMGQLLSLPLILAGLLLLGFAYSRPSGT, encoded by the coding sequence ATGGTTGTTGATTTTGACCCGGTTGCTTTCGAGGTGTTCGGCCTTGCCATTCATTGGTATGGCCTGATGTATCTGATCGGCTTTGTCGGCGCCTGGTGGCTGGGCCGCTTGCGCGCCCGCCGCCCGGATTCCGGGTGGACGGCGGCACAGGTGGACGATTTGTTGTTTTATGCCGGTCTGGGCGTGATCCTCGGGGGCCGGCTGGGGTATGTGCTGTTTTATAATCTGGGCCCGTTTTTCGACGATCCGCTGATGCTGTTTCGGATCAAGGAGGGCGGCATGTCGTTTCATGGCGGCCTGCTGGGGGTGATGCTGGGCTTGTGGCTGTTTTGCCGCAAGTATCAAAAAGCCTACTTTGCCACGCTGGATTTTGTCGCGCCGCTGGTCCCGCTGGGCCTGGGTGCCGGGCGCATCGGGAATTTTATTAATGGCGAACTCTGGGGCAAGCCGACCGACCTGCCGTGGGGGATGGTGTTTCCCCTGGCCGGCCCCGAGGCGCGTCATCCCAACCCGCTCTATGAAGCGTTGCTGGAGGGGGCGATACTGTTCGTGATCCTGTGGTGGTTCTCATCACGATCGCGACCGCAACGGGCGGTCTCGGGGGTATTTGCCCTGGGTTACGGCGTGTTCCGCTTTGCCGTCGAGTTTGTCCGCACCCCCGACGCCCATATCGGCTACCTGGCCTGGGGGTGGTTGACCATGGGGCAGCTGTTGAGCCTGCCGCTGATTCTCGCCGGGCTGCTCCTGCTCGGGTTCGCCTACAGCCGGCCGTCCGGAACATAG
- a CDS encoding thymidylate synthase gives MKQYLELMRHVRDNGTHKDDRTGTGTLSVFGYQMRFDLAQGFPLVTTKRLHLRSIIHELLWFLRGDTNTGYLHDNKVTIWDEWADENGDLGPIYGSQWRSWPTPDGRHIDQISQVLEQLRHKPDSRRIIVSAWNVADLPDESVSPQENARNNKMALAPCHAFFQFYVADGKLSCQLYQRSADIFLGVPFNIASYALLTMMMAQVCDLQPGDFVHTLGDAHLYLNHLEQADEQLSRQPYPLPTMKFNPAIDNLFDFRFDDFELVDYQYHPHIKAPVAV, from the coding sequence GTGAAACAGTATCTCGAACTGATGCGGCATGTCCGGGATAACGGCACGCACAAGGACGATCGGACCGGTACCGGCACGCTCAGCGTGTTCGGTTACCAGATGCGGTTCGATCTGGCACAGGGCTTTCCGCTGGTGACCACCAAGCGTCTGCATTTGCGCTCGATCATTCATGAGCTGTTGTGGTTTTTGCGCGGCGATACCAATACCGGTTATCTGCATGATAACAAGGTGACCATCTGGGATGAGTGGGCCGATGAAAACGGCGACCTCGGTCCTATCTACGGCAGTCAATGGCGTTCCTGGCCGACCCCCGATGGCCGGCATATCGATCAGATCAGCCAGGTACTCGAACAGCTCAGGCACAAACCCGATTCACGACGTATCATCGTCAGCGCCTGGAATGTGGCTGACTTGCCCGACGAGTCCGTCTCACCGCAGGAAAATGCCCGCAATAACAAGATGGCACTGGCGCCCTGCCATGCCTTTTTCCAGTTCTATGTGGCCGACGGCAAGCTCTCCTGTCAGTTGTATCAACGCAGTGCCGATATCTTTCTCGGCGTGCCGTTCAACATCGCCTCTTATGCTCTGCTGACCATGATGATGGCCCAGGTCTGCGATCTGCAACCGGGCGACTTTGTCCACACCCTGGGCGACGCCCATCTCTATCTCAATCATCTTGAGCAGGCCGACGAGCAGCTGAGCCGTCAGCCCTATCCGTTACCGACCATGAAGTTCAACCCGGCCATCGACAACCTGTTCGATTTTCGTTTCGATGATTTCGAACTGGTCGATTATCAGTATCATCCGCACATCAAGGCGCCGGTGGCGGTATAG
- the folA gene encoding type 3 dihydrofolate reductase, translating to MSQDTSPRISLIAALTPQRVIGIENRLPWRLPADMQWFRQHTLDKPIVMGRKTFESFGGKPLPKRTNIVISRDVNYRAEGAVVVHSIDEAIEAAGEVDEIMIIGGASFYEQILSRADRLYLTWVDADIEGDTWFPEFDPDEWQETERHHHPADDKNPYPHDYVILDHK from the coding sequence ATGTCACAGGATACATCACCACGAATTTCGCTGATCGCGGCATTGACGCCGCAGCGGGTGATCGGGATCGAGAATCGCCTGCCCTGGCGCCTGCCGGCGGATATGCAGTGGTTTCGACAACATACCCTGGACAAACCGATCGTGATGGGGCGCAAGACCTTCGAATCCTTCGGCGGCAAGCCGCTGCCCAAACGCACCAATATCGTCATCAGCCGCGATGTAAACTACCGGGCCGAAGGTGCGGTGGTGGTTCATTCAATTGATGAGGCCATCGAGGCGGCCGGGGAAGTGGATGAGATCATGATCATCGGCGGCGCTTCTTTTTACGAACAGATCCTGTCGCGGGCCGATCGCCTGTATCTGACCTGGGTGGATGCCGACATCGAAGGCGATACCTGGTTTCCCGAATTCGATCCGGATGAATGGCAGGAAACCGAACGCCATCACCACCCCGCCGACGACAAAAACCCCTATCCCCACGACTACGTCATTCTCGATCACAAATAG
- a CDS encoding symmetrical bis(5'-nucleosyl)-tetraphosphatase, with translation MAIYAIGDLQGCHDEFRTLLDKLRFDPERDQLWLVGDLVNRGPKSLECLRYVKSIGPAVTAVLGNHDLHLLALAEGVGSTNDASMQAILNAADAAELLDWLRQRPLLHYDADLDYCMVHAGIYPGWTLSEAQQYARELETVLRGDDYHTFFQNMYGDQPTLWAEQLAGRDRLRFICNAFTRMRFCQSDGSLELKAKGGPGAPPNDCYPWYDLPQRVGIDTTILFGHWAALGLHIAGNVHSLDTGCVWGGQLTAYQLGQPADRHITTRCPQNCPPGTP, from the coding sequence ATGGCTATCTATGCAATCGGCGACCTGCAGGGTTGCCATGACGAGTTTCGTACCCTGCTCGATAAACTGCGTTTCGATCCCGAACGCGATCAACTCTGGCTGGTCGGCGACCTGGTCAATCGTGGCCCCAAATCACTGGAATGCCTGCGTTACGTCAAATCGATTGGCCCCGCGGTCACTGCCGTTCTCGGTAATCACGATTTGCATTTGCTGGCCCTGGCCGAAGGTGTCGGCAGCACCAACGATGCGAGCATGCAGGCGATACTGAATGCAGCGGATGCTGCTGAACTGCTGGACTGGTTACGCCAACGGCCATTACTGCATTACGATGCTGATCTCGATTATTGTATGGTACATGCCGGCATCTATCCGGGCTGGACCCTGAGTGAGGCACAACAGTATGCGAGGGAACTGGAGACGGTATTGCGCGGCGATGACTATCATACGTTTTTTCAGAATATGTACGGCGATCAACCGACACTGTGGGCCGAACAACTCGCCGGCCGGGATCGATTACGCTTTATCTGCAATGCCTTTACCCGCATGCGGTTTTGCCAAAGTGACGGCTCGCTGGAGTTGAAGGCCAAGGGCGGACCCGGCGCCCCACCGAACGACTGCTACCCCTGGTACGACCTGCCGCAACGGGTCGGAATCGACACCACCATCCTGTTCGGCCACTGGGCCGCCCTGGGCCTGCACATAGCGGGTAACGTCCACTCGCTCGACACCGGCTGCGTCTGGGGCGGCCAGCTCACCGCCTACCAGCTCGGCCAGCCCGCCGACCGCCACATCACCACCCGGTGCCCGCAAAACTGCCCGCCCGGAACGCCTTGA
- a CDS encoding class I SAM-dependent methyltransferase, translating into MSLKHSYTLLAPIYDLIVNGPTAGMRRNSLARLSEARDQTILLSGIGTGLDIPDLPAGPSYVGIDLTTAMLRRAQRRAGQRDNIRLHCGDVMRLPYADEQFDIILMHLILAVVPEPELALHEAARVVRPGGRILILDKFLRHGERAPVRRVLNTVIRHIATRTDVVLEPLLAQCPQLQLIEETRLAPGGWFHQIELRKTD; encoded by the coding sequence ATGTCACTCAAGCACAGTTATACGCTGCTCGCGCCTATTTATGATTTGATCGTCAACGGCCCCACCGCCGGTATGCGGCGCAACAGCCTTGCGCGGTTGAGCGAGGCGCGGGATCAAACCATTCTGCTCAGCGGCATCGGTACCGGCCTGGATATTCCCGATCTGCCCGCCGGGCCTAGCTATGTCGGAATCGATCTGACCACGGCGATGTTACGCCGCGCGCAACGCCGCGCCGGACAACGGGATAATATCCGGTTGCATTGCGGCGATGTCATGCGCCTGCCCTATGCCGATGAACAATTCGATATCATTTTGATGCACCTGATCCTGGCCGTCGTGCCCGAACCGGAGCTCGCTCTGCACGAAGCTGCCCGGGTCGTGCGTCCCGGCGGGCGCATCCTGATCCTGGACAAATTTCTGCGCCACGGTGAGCGTGCCCCGGTGCGACGGGTATTGAACACCGTGATCCGCCATATCGCCACCCGCACCGATGTCGTTCTGGAACCGTTACTGGCACAATGTCCGCAATTACAACTGATCGAGGAAACCCGGCTGGCACCGGGCGGCTGGTTTCATCAAATCGAACTGAGAAAAACAGACTAG
- the apaG gene encoding Co2+/Mg2+ efflux protein ApaG → MEQTNQIYNTQVDVETAYIEEQSDPDQNRYVFSYTITIRNEGSVAAKLLSRHWIITDAEGKVQEVEGEGVVGEQPHLKPGDGFRYTSGTVLGTPVGSMQGTYQMIADDGVEFEAEIPAFTLAIPRTLH, encoded by the coding sequence ATGGAACAGACCAACCAGATCTATAACACGCAGGTAGACGTGGAAACCGCCTATATCGAGGAGCAGTCGGATCCCGACCAGAACCGTTACGTCTTCTCCTATACCATCACGATTCGCAATGAGGGTTCGGTAGCGGCCAAACTGCTCAGCCGTCACTGGATCATTACCGATGCCGAAGGCAAGGTCCAGGAAGTCGAGGGCGAGGGCGTAGTCGGCGAACAACCCCATCTCAAGCCCGGCGACGGCTTTCGCTATACCAGCGGCACCGTGCTGGGGACCCCGGTTGGCAGCATGCAGGGCACCTATCAGATGATTGCCGATGACGGCGTCGAATTCGAAGCTGAAATCCCCGCCTTCACCCTGGCGATACCGCGCACCCTGCACTGA